Proteins from one Choloepus didactylus isolate mChoDid1 chromosome 4, mChoDid1.pri, whole genome shotgun sequence genomic window:
- the SIX4 gene encoding homeobox protein SIX4 has protein sequence MSSSSPTGQIASAADIKQENGMESASEGQEAPREVVGGAAAGLSPQAPAPFPLEPGDAAAAAAARASGEEGAVAAAAAGAAADQVQLHSELLGRHHPATAAAAAAAQTPLAFSPDHVACVCEALQQGGNLDRLARFLWSLPQSDLLRGNESLLKARALVAFHQGIYPELYSILESHSFESANHPLLQQLWYKARYTEAERARGRPLGAVDKYRLRRKFPLPRTIWDGEETVYCFKEKSRNALKELYKQNRYPSPAEKRHLAKITGLSLTQVSNWFKNRRQRDRNPSETQSKSESDGNPSTEDESSKGHEDLSPHPLSGSSDGVTNLSLSSHMEPVYMQQIGNAKISLSPSGVLLNGSLVPASTSSVFLNGNSFIQGPNGVILNGLNVGNTQTVSLNPPKMASNIVSNGISMTDILGSASQDVKEFKVLQSSAANSAATTSYSPNAPASFPGLIPSTEVKREGIQTVASQDGGSVVTFTTPVQINQYGIVQIPNSGTNNQFLNGSIGFSPLQLPPVSVAVSQGNISENSSTSDGSTFTSESTTVQQGKVFFSSLAPSAVVYTVPNSGQTIGSVKQEGLERSLVFSQLMPVSQNTQVNANLSSENISGSGLHPLTSSLVNVSPTHNFSLTSPTLLNPTELNPEIADNQPMSAPVTSKSTTTSVSNTNYATLQNCSLITGQDLMSIPMTQASLGEIVPTAENQVGHPSPAVHQDFAREHRLVLQSVANIKENFLPNSESKITSNIMMLDSKSKYVLDGMGETVCEDLETDKKELAKLQTVQLDEDMQDL, from the exons atgtccTCTTCCTCCCCCACCGGGCAGATTGCAAGTGCAGCGGACATCAAGCAGGAGAATGGGATGGAAAGCGCCTCGGAAGGGCAAGAGGCGCCCCGAGAAGTTGTGGGGGGCGCGGCGGCGGGGCTGAGTCCCCAGGCTCCAGCCCCTTTCCCCCTGGAGCCGGGGGACgccgcggccgccgccgccgccagggCGAGCGGAGAGGAAGGGgcagtggcggcggcggcggccggagCGGCGGCGGATCAGGTACAACTCCACTCGGAACTTCTGGGCAGGCACCACCCCGCcacggccgccgccgccgccgccgcgcagACCCCGCTGGCCTTCTCGCCCGACCACGTAGCTTGCGTGTGTGAGGCGCTGCAGCAGGGGGGCAACCTGGACCGCCTGGCCCGGTTCCTGTGGTCCCTGCCCCAGAGCGACCTGCTACGTGGCAATGAGAGCCTGCTGAAGGCGCGGGCGCTGGTGGCCTTCCACCAGGGCATCTACCCCGAGCTCTACAGCATCCTCGAGAGCCACAGCTTCGAGTCGGCCAACCACCCGCTGCTGCAGCAGCTCTGGTACAAGGCGCGCTACACCGAGGCCGAGCGAGCCCGCGGCCGGCCGCTGGGCGCCGTGGACAAGTACCGGCTGCGCAGGAAATTCCCCCTGCCCCGCACCATCTGGGACGGAGAGGAGACGGTGTATTGTTTCAAGGAGAAGTCGCGCAACGCGCTCAAGGAGCTCTACAAGCAGAATCGCTACCCTTCGCCCGCCGAGAAGCGACACCTGGCCAAGATCACCGGCCTCTCCCTCACCCAGGTCAGCAACTGGTTCAAGAACCGCCGGCAGCGCGACCGGAATCCCTCCGAGACCCAGTCCAAAAG TGAGTCAGATGGCAATCCCAGCACTGAAGATGAATCCAGCAAGGGGCATGAGGATTTGTCTCCTCACCCACTCTCGGGATCATCTGATGGTGTCACCAACCTCAGCCTTTCCAGTCACATGGAGCCAGTATATATGCAACAAATTGGAAATGCTAAGATATCATTAAGCCCTTCTGGTGTTTTGTTGAATGGAAGCTTGGTACCTGCAAGTACTTCATCTGTCTTCCTTAATGGTAATTCTTTTATCCAGGGACCCAATGGAGTTATCCTTAATGGATTAAATGTGGGAAATACACAGACAGTGTCATTGAACCCACCAAAAATGGCATCAAACATTGTGAGCAATGGTATATCCATGACTGACATACTGGGGTCTGCCTCCCAGGATGTGAAGGAATTCAAAGTCCTCCAGAGTTCTGCAGCtaactcagcagccaccacctcCTATAGCCCCAATGCCCCTGCATCATTCCCAGGGCTGATACCCAGCACTGAAGTGAAGAGAGAAGGCATTCAAACAGTGGCTTCCCAGGATGGAGGTTCTGTAGTAACTTTTACTACACCAGTGCAAATTAACCAATATGGTATTGTCCAGATCCCCAATTCTGGAACAAACAACCAGTTTCTTAATGGGAGCATTGGATTCTCTCCACTGCAGCTGCCTCCTGTTTCAGTGGCAGTTTCACAAG GtaatatttcagaaaattcaAGCACTTCAGATGGGAGCACATTTACAAGTGAGTCCACCACAGTTCAGCAAGGAAAGGTTTTCTTCAGCTCTCTTGCTCCCAGTGCAGTGGTGTACACTGTTCCTAATTCAGGACAGACTATAGGATCTGTTAAACAGGAAGGCTTGGAGAGGAGCCTGGTATTTTCTCAGTTGATGCCTGTCAGTCAGAACACACAAGTAAATGCAAACCTGTCTTCTGAAAATATCTCGGGGAGTGGTCTCCATCCACTGACCTCCTCATTAGTTAATGTGTCTCCAACTCACAATTTTTCCCTGACTTCCCCTACACTACTAAATCCCACTGAGCTAAACCCTGAAATTGCCGATAACCAGCCAATGTCTGCCCCTGTGACAAGCAAATCCACTACAACATCTGTCAGCAACACTAACTATGCAACTCTTCAGAACTGCTCCCTTATTACTGGTCAAGACCTAATGTCAATCCCTATGACCCAGGCATCCCTTGGGGAAATAGTTCCTACAGCTGAAAACCAGGTGGGTCACCCCTCCCCAGCAGTACACCAGGATTTTGCCAGAGAACATCGTTTGGTTCTACAATCAGTAGCTAACATAAAGGAGAATTTCTTACCGAATTCTGAGAGCAAAATAACAAGCAACATAATGATGCTGGACTCCAAATCCAAGTATGTCCTAGATGGCATGGGTGAAACTGTCTGTGAAGACctagaaacagacaaaaaagagCTTGCCAAGCTCCAGACTGTCCAGTTGGATGAAGATATGCAAGATTTATAA